From Paenibacillus graminis:
CCTTGTTTTTTGCGGGATCATTGGTGGCCGGGAACGGGAATACGCCCAGCTCAAGAGATGGATTAGCCTTCATGATTTCAGGGATTGCCCATACCCCTTGCAGATACATCGCAGATTCACCCTTGGCGAATGCCGTATTGCCGTCATTGTAGCCCTTGCCGAAAATGTCCTTCTGGGCAAATTCTGTCAGCTTCAGCTGCTTCTCGGCGATTTCCCGGAAGCTGTCCTTGAAGGTCACGCTGCCTTCGGTGCGCTTCTTGAAGTAATCAGTGCCGAGAATGCTTGGCTCCAGGGAGTTGAAAGGGGTGAGTGAGGTCCAGGAATCCTTTAGCGTCAGGTAGAAGGCATACTTGCCGCTGTCTTTGAACTTCTGGGCTGCTGCGATGAATTCATCCCAAGTCGTTGGCACGGCAACGCCAGCTTCCTTGAACATCGCTTTGTTATAGATGACACCGCTGGCATTGGCAGAGAACGGAATGCCGTTCAGTTCGCTTGACCCCGTCAGGTCATTGAGCATTTTGACATAAGCGGGCTGGATAGAGGAGACCAGCGGATCACCGGTGAAGTCTTCGAACAGTCCGCTGGCGGAGAGGGTCTTGTAAGTGTCGGTGGCGCCAAGGCCGATGACATCGGGAAGATCCTGTTTAGCGGCGCGGGTCTTCAGCACCGTTTCGGCATCCGGCGGGTTAATCTGCGAGACTACGATGTTAGGGTTCGCGGCGTTGAACTGGG
This genomic window contains:
- a CDS encoding ABC transporter substrate-binding protein, which encodes MKKTMKPVTVSLLAMSLLSACGNNSGSNAATDDGGNAAAGEKVKIEFFQNKTEAKATFDKLVAQFNAANPNIVVSQINPPDAETVLKTRAAKQDLPDVIGLGATDTYKTLSASGLFEDFTGDPLVSSIQPAYVKMLNDLTGSSELNGIPFSANASGVIYNKAMFKEAGVAVPTTWDEFIAAAQKFKDSGKYAFYLTLKDSWTSLTPFNSLEPSILGTDYFKKRTEGSVTFKDSFREIAEKQLKLTEFAQKDIFGKGYNDGNTAFAKGESAMYLQGVWAIPEIMKANPSLELGVFPFPATNDPAKNKVISGVDTLLTISKDSKHKEEAKKFVEFLLQPQNVTAYITEQKAFPAVKGVTQDDPAMDGFKEAFTSGKLADFADHYIPGAMKVDTIIQSFLNSKDIDAYLKQLDTEWDKVANRK